The stretch of DNA ATACAGCGCGCGGGCCTCGTCCAGGCCCTCGTAGCACTGCAGACGGACGATGTCCGATCGCGTCGCTTCTGCGATCGCCTTCGCCAACTCGGTCTTCCCGACACCTGCCGGACCCTCGACCAGCAACGGCTTGCCCAGACGGTCAGCCAGGAACACCGTGGTTGCGGTGGCGCGGTCGGCAAGGTATCCGGCCTGGCCGAGACGAATCAGGACATCGTCGACGCCGCCGAACTGGGGACGGTGCTGGGCACCGATAGGGGCACTCGCGGACTGTTCAACGCTCAACGCAGACCACCTCAATAGAACTTGACGTTGGAATCACTTTACCGAATCTCGTTCGGGTACGTTACGCCGGATTGTCACGCAGAGCACATCCAGTGCCCCGGGTCACAACTCAGGTTCCATGTGATAACGCCTCAACTGGCGGGTCTGGTCTGGCCCTCGCCCTGCACGACATACGTGGTGGTCGTCAACTCTGGCAGCGCCATCGGGCCGCGCGCATGCAGTTTCTGTGTCGAGATCCCGATCTCGGCGCCGAACCCGAACTCACCGCCGTCGGTGAACGCGGTCGATGCGTTCACCATGACTGCGGCAGCGTCGACGCGCATCGTGAATTCGCGTGATGCTTGCAGCGACGAGGTCACGATTGCTTCGGTGTGCCCGCTGGAGTGCGTGCGGATGTGCGCGATCGCGTCGTCGATCGAATCAACGACGCCGACGTTGAGGTCGAGCGACAGGTACTCGGTGTCCCAGTCAGCCTCCGTCGCCGGAACCACCAATGCGCCAAGCAACTGCTGCGTGCGCTCGTCACCGTGCAGCGTCACCGACACGTCGCCGAGCGCTTTAGCCGCGCGCGGTAGGAACTGCTCGGCGATGTCCGCGTGCACCAGCAGTGTCTCGGCGGCGTTGCACACGCTCGGGCGGCGTGCCTTGGAGTTCACGATGATCTCTTCCGCCATCTGCAGGTTGGCGCTGGCGTCGACATAGACGTGCACGATGCCGATCCCGGTCTCGATCACGGGCACCGTGGAATCGGTGACCACCCGCTGGATCAGCCCGGCGCCGCCACGCGGAATCACGACGTCCACAAGCCCGCGCGCGTGTAGTAACGCAGCCACTGTCGAGCGATCGGTCGCCGGAACTCCCTGAATCGCGTCGGCTGGTACGCCGCTCGCGGCGCACGCGTCGCGTAGCACCTGTACCAGTGCCTCATTCGACTCGCGCGCCGAGGACGAACCGCGTAGCAACACGGCGTTACCGGACTTCAGGCATAGTCCTGCCGCGTCGACGGTGACGTTCGGACGCCCTTCGTAGATCATCCCGACGACGCCCATCGGCACCCGCAATTGCTGCACCCGCACACCGTTCGGCAGCGTGTAGCCGCGAATCACCTCGCCGACCGGATCCGGCAGCGATGCGACCATCCGCAACTGTTCGGCGATAGCCGCGATTCGCTCGACGCTTAGCGCGAGACGGTCGATCATCGCTTCGCTGATCCCGTCGGCTCGCGCGCGTTCGATATCGCGCGCATTGGCATCCAGCACGGTCTCGGTGTGCTTCACCAGCGCGTCGGCCATGGCGTTGAGTACCGCGTCCTTTACGCCACGCGGCAGCACGGACAAGTCCCCTGCTGCGACGCGGGCTCGCTTCCCGAGTTCATGGATGATCGCGGTGGCATCTGACATGTGTTCTCCTCAGAGGACGGCGATGTCGTCGCGATGCA from Cumulibacter soli encodes:
- a CDS encoding glutamate-5-semialdehyde dehydrogenase, which encodes MSDATAIIHELGKRARVAAGDLSVLPRGVKDAVLNAMADALVKHTETVLDANARDIERARADGISEAMIDRLALSVERIAAIAEQLRMVASLPDPVGEVIRGYTLPNGVRVQQLRVPMGVVGMIYEGRPNVTVDAAGLCLKSGNAVLLRGSSSARESNEALVQVLRDACAASGVPADAIQGVPATDRSTVAALLHARGLVDVVIPRGGAGLIQRVVTDSTVPVIETGIGIVHVYVDASANLQMAEEIIVNSKARRPSVCNAAETLLVHADIAEQFLPRAAKALGDVSVTLHGDERTQQLLGALVVPATEADWDTEYLSLDLNVGVVDSIDDAIAHIRTHSSGHTEAIVTSSLQASREFTMRVDAAAVMVNASTAFTDGGEFGFGAEIGISTQKLHARGPMALPELTTTTYVVQGEGQTRPAS